TAGCCCTACCGTTGTACCAGCCCGGGAAAATAGTAGTAAAGGTTACCAGTCCGTTGGCATCGGTTACCTGCCGGCCCCGTAAAAAATGCACCGATTGCAGGTTCGTGGATTGCATGCCGGTACCGCCGTACTCCGAGTAATTGCCTTCGGCGTCGCAGTGCCAGATATCCACAATGGCGTTGGCCAAACCAGCACAACCGTTATTCACGTTGCCGATGGTAATTTTAGCTGTTAGCTTGTAACCGGTGCGGCCATCGGTAATATCGCTGCGCACGTAAGAAGCCGGGCTTTTAGTAGGAAAAGGTCCTTCGGTTTCGGAAGGGGCTACCGTGCAACTGCCGGAATCTGTGCCGGTGCCCGTACCGGTGCCGCTGGTATCGGTAGATGGGGTGACGGTATCAGAATCTTTATCGCAGGCTGATAATACCACGGGGGTAGCAATAGTGCCGAGGAGCAAACTCTTTAAAAAGCTTTTTCTTTCCATATTACAATTACATTAATGGGTTTACTTTTTGGTTATACAAATGTGCGTAAACCAGGTACCGGCTACAATCATGTATCGGTAAATAGGATTTTTGTATCGGTGAATTGCCTTTTAGTATTTAGGGAATAAGTAGATTAATGCAAAATTTGGGAAATTAAGTTAAGATGTTAGAGTAAGTTTTTTCTTTGGAGCCTTTTCAAGTCTCCATGCCCAGGTTCCATCTTATTGGAACGGGCTGAGATTGCCTCATGGCCGGCGGGCCTCGTTTGGCTCTCTCGGGCGGTCTAAGCTTCCTTTCCTCGCTCCGCTGCGGAATGTGGCTTAACGCCCCACCGGAACCTTAGAAGGCCCTCAACAGCCAAACTGGTGTCAGTCACACTTAGCTACGGCTTTATAGATCTATAAGTACGAGGACAGACTAAGGATATAATTAAAGGTAGTAAAGCTCCCCGCCTATTTTAGGAGGGGCAGGGGTGGTAAATTTTCTTGCTGTTCCTTTTGGAATTTCTAGGAGGTAATTTTGTCTGAAACGTTAACTAGAAGTATTTAGATGATCAAAGCCTGTTTAGGGATAGAAACTAAACAATAGAGTTGGGGCATTACAAAATAAAAAGTGGTTCCACAATGCTTAGATCGTGGAACCACTTTTTGTTTTATACCAATAAAATTAGGCGTTTACCGGCTGGGGCTTAAAAATAACGAAATGTTTGTTTTCGTGGTAAGCCCGGAAAGTAATGCCGTTTTGGTTGCAAAAATAGCTTAGTTTATCTTCGGTTGTGCGTTCCAGTGGTCGGTGACCAATTAACCCGAAGGCTAACAAACGGCTTACATCGGTAGCAGGGTCGGCCGGAAATAAATTTTGTAATTGATCCCCGCTCACGTAAACCGGCGATTGCAGGGCAGATTTTGCTAATTCTTTAGTTTGTTGGAAGGTATTTGCAAACATGATACAGACCTTTATAAATTCTAATACTTAGATTAACTTAATTGTTTAGTACAATTTTAAACAAAGTTTATAAAAATGCGAAACACTTGTTTGCAAATGGATAGTTCCTGTAATTTTAGATAATAATATACAATCCCAATCTTAATTTAACAATAATTTTTACCATGTTTTAACTTACATATTCTCAATTATATACAAATTTTAATATTTAAATAATGTATCAATTGCTACCGGCCAGACATATCCTAAAACACAGATTTATATTACAAATAAGCTGTTAGTTAACTTAAAACAAATCAATTTATTAAATACCTAAACAATAAAAACAAGAGGAAAAATTATTTAGAGAACAGGCAGGTCAATACGGCTTTCTTGATTTAAAAAGCTTTGTACAACACGGCAAAATTAATCTTATTTTAGGGTAGATTCTATTACCTGGGCAATGGCTTGAAGCAGGCCAATATCAATTTTTAAATTTTTGTTTAACTGCGTTTCATTTAAAACAGCGCGGTAGTTCTGGTCTTCGTCGGGTTCAAAAGAAACCAGGTGGCCATCTATTTCTACTTCTAACTTATGGGTATAGCCCGAAGTTAACAGCCGGGTAGTAAAGTCGCGTTCTTCGCCTTTGTAAGTAACGGGTATGGCAAAATATTCGTTGCTCATGGGTTTGGTTATGGATATAACGGCGGGAATTTACTCAATTTCCCGGGCATGTTCGTAATCCTGAAAATCGTCGAGGTTACGGTAATTAGGCAAGTTCCGGTCTTTTGGCACAATCTCCCACCCATCGGCCAGCGCTGGCGCTGATTGCACGCTGTTATTATTAAGCCAATCGGCTTGTTGCTCCTTGGGTACGTTTTGCAGCACTAAGGCTAAAAATTCGTCTTGCGTTAATTTACTCTCGGCCATGTTACCTTTTTTTAGCTGTATTTACGGAGAAACATGGGTTTAGATTAACTTTTCTGATAAACAACTTACTTACAGACATTTATCAGCACATGCCAAAAAGTAAAAATTTAAAAAATAGCTTCAGAAACCTGTCCGGCCATATACTACTTTGTATTCTGAAGCTATTTTTTAAATTTTACGCCATCTGCCAATTTCTTCAGCAGAAAATAATTACAGATTACGATTTGCGAGCACCTTTTACCACCGATTCCATTAAGCCGCGCATGTAGCCGATAGCAAACAAATTGCCCAAGGTCATATATCCCGGATGGGTATTTTGTTCGCCGGCCATGGTGGGTACGTGGTCCGGACGAATAGCGCCTTTAAAGCCAATTTCGTAGTACGCCTTCATGGATTCGTACATATCAATC
The sequence above is a segment of the Adhaeribacter swui genome. Coding sequences within it:
- a CDS encoding dioxygenase family protein; the protein is MERKSFLKSLLLGTIATPVVLSACDKDSDTVTPSTDTSGTGTGTGTDSGSCTVAPSETEGPFPTKSPASYVRSDITDGRTGYKLTAKITIGNVNNGCAGLANAIVDIWHCDAEGNYSEYGGTGMQSTNLQSVHFLRGRQVTDANGLVTFTTIFPGWYNGRATHIHVHIYNASGTSLKVTQIAFPEGSNSALVAVNGYKKGLSGYTYNAKDNVFSDDTAGVEIATVTGNTTDGFELAIKLNVAA